One genomic window of Terriglobales bacterium includes the following:
- a CDS encoding phytoene/squalene synthase family protein: MSVQNQLDHAYAICRGVTRTSAKNFFYAFLVLPKEKRNALCAVYAFMRHADDLSDDAALPVEERWNKLQDWREQFHLAMQGRPTDDPVLLALADAQRRFHIPLELFDQLVQGTLMDLKQSTSGPLTFATFDDLARYCYHVASVVGLITIKIFGYRDPKAEPLAERTGIAFQLTNIIRDVREDALLGRVYLPQEDLARFGRQAGELAPERLANGFQPAGWADILRFEADRAREFYRAADELIPLIDEDCQPALWTLVTIYRSLLDKIALRQYDVFQERVRLTVPEKVKILTKGFVRRLA, translated from the coding sequence GTGAGCGTGCAGAACCAGCTCGACCACGCCTACGCCATCTGCCGCGGCGTCACGCGGACCTCCGCCAAGAATTTCTTCTACGCCTTCCTCGTTCTCCCGAAAGAGAAGCGCAACGCGCTGTGCGCTGTGTACGCCTTCATGCGGCACGCCGACGACCTCTCCGACGACGCGGCGCTTCCTGTGGAAGAGCGCTGGAACAAGCTCCAGGACTGGCGCGAGCAGTTTCACCTCGCGATGCAGGGCCGCCCCACCGACGACCCCGTCCTGCTCGCACTCGCCGACGCGCAACGGCGCTTCCACATCCCGCTCGAGCTGTTCGACCAGCTGGTGCAGGGCACGCTGATGGATCTGAAGCAGTCGACCTCGGGGCCGCTCACGTTCGCGACCTTCGACGACCTCGCGCGCTACTGCTACCACGTCGCCTCGGTCGTCGGGCTCATCACCATCAAGATCTTCGGCTACCGCGACCCCAAGGCGGAGCCGCTCGCCGAGCGCACCGGCATCGCGTTCCAGCTCACCAACATCATCCGCGACGTGCGGGAAGACGCCCTGCTCGGCCGCGTCTACCTGCCGCAGGAGGACCTGGCGCGCTTCGGCCGGCAGGCGGGCGAGCTCGCGCCCGAGCGGCTCGCCAACGGCTTCCAGCCCGCCGGCTGGGCGGATATCCTGCGCTTCGAAGCCGATCGCGCCCGCGAGTTCTACCGCGCCGCCGACGAGCTCATCCCGCTCATCGACGAAGACTGCCAGCCCGCCCTCTGGACGCTCGTCACCATCTACCGCAGCCTGCTCGACAAGATCGCGCTGCGCCAG